A region of Homo sapiens chromosome 17, GRCh38.p14 Primary Assembly DNA encodes the following proteins:
- the CORO6 gene encoding coronin-6 isoform 7 (isoform 7 is encoded by transcript variant 10) gives MSRRVVRQSKFRHVFGQAAKADQAYEDIRVSKVTWDSSFCAVNPKFLAIIVEAGGGGAFIVLPLAKTGRVDKNYPLVTGHTAPVLDIDWCPHNDNVIASASDDTTIMVWQIPDYTPMRNITEPIITLEGHSKRVGILSWHPTARNVLLSAGGDNVIIIWNVGTGEVLLSLDDMHPDVIHSVCWNSNGSLLATTCKDKTLRIIDPRKGQVVAGDSSIRYFEITDEPPFVHYLNTFSSKEPQRGMGFMPKRGLDVSKCEIARFYKLHERKCEPIIMTVPRKSDLFQDDLYPDTPGPEPALEADEWLSGQDAEPVLISLRDGYVPPKHRELRVTKRNILDVRPPSGPRRSQSASDAPLSQQHTLETLLEEIKALRERVQAQEQRITALENMLCELVDGTD, from the exons ATGAGCAGACGTGTGGTTCGGCAAAGCAAGTTCCGCCATGTGTTTGGGCAGGCAGCAAAGGCCGACCAGGCCTACGAGGACATCCGtgtgtccaaggtcacatgggaCAGCTCCTTCTGTGCCGTCAACCCCAAATTCCTGGCCATTATTGTGGAGGCTGGAGGCGGGGGTGCCTTCATCGTCCTGCCTCTGGCCAAG ACAGGGCGAGTGGATAAGAACTACCCACTGGTCACTGGGCACACTGCCCCTGTGCTGGATATTGACTGGTGTCCACACAATGACAACGTTATCGCCAGTGCCTCAGACGACACCACCATCATG GTGTGGCAGATTCCAGACTATACCCCCATGCGCAACATTACGGAACCTATCATCACACTTGAGGGCCACTCCAAGCGTGTGGGCATCCTCTCCTGGCACCCTACTGCCAGGAATGTCCTGCTCAGTGCAG GTGGTGACAATGTGATCATCATCTGGAATGTGGGCACCGGGGAGGTGCTGCTGAGCCTGGATGATATGCACCCAGACGTCATCCACAGTGTGTGCTGGAACAGCAACGGTAGCCTGCTAGCCACCACCTGCAAGGACAAGACCTTGCGCATCATTGACCCCAGAAAAGGCCAAGTGGTGGCG GGCGACAGCAGCATTCGGTACTTTGAGATTACCGACGAGCCGCCTTTCGTGCACTACCTGAACACGTTCAGCAGCAAAGAGCCGCAGCGGGGCATGGGTTTCATGCCCAAAAGGGGACTGGATGTCAGCAAGTGTGAGATCGCCCG GTTCTACAAGCTACACGAAAGAAAGTGTGAACCTATCATCATGACTGTGCCCCGCAAG TCAGACCTCTTCCAGGACGATCTGTACCCGGATACGCCAGGCCCGGAGCCGGCCCTAGAAGCGGACGAATGGCTATCCGGCCAGGACGCCGAACCCGTGCTCATTTCGCTGAGGGACGGCTATGTGCCCCCCAAGCACCGCGAGCTCCGGGTCACGAAGCGCAACATCCTGGACGTGCGCCCGCCCTCCGGCCCCCGCCGCAGCCAGTCGGCCAGCGACGCCCCCTTGTCG CAGCAGCACACCCTGGAGACGCTGCTGGAAGAGATCAAGGCCCTCCGCGAGCGGGTGCAGGCCCAGGAGCAGCGCATCACGGCTCTGGAGAACATGCTGTGCGAGCTGGTGGACGGCACGGACTAG
- the CORO6 gene encoding coronin-6 isoform X6 yields the protein MPSPWGWFAVTACGAQRNNFEEPVALQEMDTSNGVLLPFYDPDSSIVYLCGKGDSSIRYFEITDEPPFVHYLNTFSSKEPQRGMGFMPKRGLDVSKCEIARFYKLHERKCEPIIMTVPRKSDLFQDDLYPDTPGPEPALEADEWLSGQDAEPVLISLRDGYVPPKHRELRVTKRNILDVRPPSGPRRSQSASDAPLSQQHTLETLLEEIKALRERVQAQEQRITALENMLCELVDGTD from the exons ATGCCGAGTCCCTGGGGGTGGTTTGCTGTGACTGCATGCGGCGCGCAGCGG AACAACTTCGAGGAGCCAGTGGCACTGCAGGAGATGGACACAAGCAACGGGGTCCTATTGCCCTTTTACGATCCCGACTCCAGCATCGTCTACCTGTGTGGCAAG GGCGACAGCAGCATTCGGTACTTTGAGATTACCGACGAGCCGCCTTTCGTGCACTACCTGAACACGTTCAGCAGCAAAGAGCCGCAGCGGGGCATGGGTTTCATGCCCAAAAGGGGACTGGATGTCAGCAAGTGTGAGATCGCCCG GTTCTACAAGCTACACGAAAGAAAGTGTGAACCTATCATCATGACTGTGCCCCGCAAG TCAGACCTCTTCCAGGACGATCTGTACCCGGATACGCCAGGCCCGGAGCCGGCCCTAGAAGCGGACGAATGGCTATCCGGCCAGGACGCCGAACCCGTGCTCATTTCGCTGAGGGACGGCTATGTGCCCCCCAAGCACCGCGAGCTCCGGGTCACGAAGCGCAACATCCTGGACGTGCGCCCGCCCTCCGGCCCCCGCCGCAGCCAGTCGGCCAGCGACGCCCCCTTGTCG CAGCAGCACACCCTGGAGACGCTGCTGGAAGAGATCAAGGCCCTCCGCGAGCGGGTGCAGGCCCAGGAGCAGCGCATCACGGCTCTGGAGAACATGCTGTGCGAGCTGGTGGACGGCACGGACTAG
- the CORO6 gene encoding coronin-6 isoform X3, with protein sequence MAAAAGAAAAPGSREPQDRPECGAGHPGPRYYRHPERWLLRPEAFLGPLRTRAPSAEDSQRERPAARSGPAMSRRVVRQSKFRHVFGQAAKADQAYEDIRVSKVTWDSSFCAVNPKFLAIIVEAGGGGAFIVLPLAKTGRVDKNYPLVTGHTAPVLDIDWCPHNDNVIASASDDTTIMVWQIPDYTPMRNITEPIITLEGHSKRVGILSWHPTARNVLLSAGGDNVIIIWNVGTGEVLLSLDDMHPDVIHSVCWNSNGSLLATTCKDKTLRIIDPRKGQVVAERFAAHEGMRPMRAVFTRQGHIFTTGFTRMSQRELGLWDPNNFEEPVALQEMDTSNGVLLPFYDPDSSIVYLCGKGDSSIRYFEITDEPPFVHYLNTFSSKEPQRGMGFMPKRGLDVSKCEIARFYKLHERKCEPIIMTVPRKTSSRTICTRIRQARSRP encoded by the exons ATGGCAGCGGCAGCTGGGGCTGCAGCGGCGCCGGGCTCTAGAGAGCCGCAGGATCGGCCAGAGTGCGGAGCTGGACACCCGGGTCCCAGATACTACAGACACCCGGAGAGGTGGCTCCTTCGCCCTGAAGCCTTCCTCGGCCCCCTACGCACTCGGGCCCCTTCCGCAGAGGATTCGCAGCGTGAGCGCCCCGCAGCCCGCTCAGGACCAG CTATGAGCAGACGTGTGGTTCGGCAAAGCAAGTTCCGCCATGTGTTTGGGCAGGCAGCAAAGGCCGACCAGGCCTACGAGGACATCCGtgtgtccaaggtcacatgggaCAGCTCCTTCTGTGCCGTCAACCCCAAATTCCTGGCCATTATTGTGGAGGCTGGAGGCGGGGGTGCCTTCATCGTCCTGCCTCTGGCCAAG ACAGGGCGAGTGGATAAGAACTACCCACTGGTCACTGGGCACACTGCCCCTGTGCTGGATATTGACTGGTGTCCACACAATGACAACGTTATCGCCAGTGCCTCAGACGACACCACCATCATG GTGTGGCAGATTCCAGACTATACCCCCATGCGCAACATTACGGAACCTATCATCACACTTGAGGGCCACTCCAAGCGTGTGGGCATCCTCTCCTGGCACCCTACTGCCAGGAATGTCCTGCTCAGTGCAG GTGGTGACAATGTGATCATCATCTGGAATGTGGGCACCGGGGAGGTGCTGCTGAGCCTGGATGATATGCACCCAGACGTCATCCACAGTGTGTGCTGGAACAGCAACGGTAGCCTGCTAGCCACCACCTGCAAGGACAAGACCTTGCGCATCATTGACCCCAGAAAAGGCCAAGTGGTGGCG gaGAGGTTTGCGGCCCACGAGGGGATGAGGCCCATGCGGGCCGTCTTCACGCGCCAGGGCCATATCTTCACCACGGGCTTCACCCGCATGAGCCAGCGAGAGCTGGGCCTGTGGGACCCG AACAACTTCGAGGAGCCAGTGGCACTGCAGGAGATGGACACAAGCAACGGGGTCCTATTGCCCTTTTACGATCCCGACTCCAGCATCGTCTACCTGTGTGGCAAG GGCGACAGCAGCATTCGGTACTTTGAGATTACCGACGAGCCGCCTTTCGTGCACTACCTGAACACGTTCAGCAGCAAAGAGCCGCAGCGGGGCATGGGTTTCATGCCCAAAAGGGGACTGGATGTCAGCAAGTGTGAGATCGCCCG GTTCTACAAGCTACACGAAAGAAAGTGTGAACCTATCATCATGACTGTGCCCCGCAAG ACCTCTTCCAGGACGATCTGTACCCGGATACGCCAGGCCCGGAGCCGGCCCTAG
- the CORO6 gene encoding coronin-6 isoform X4 encodes MAAAAGAAAAPGSREPQDRPECGAGHPGPRYYRHPERWLLRPEAFLGPLRTRAPSAEDSQRERPAARSGPAMSRRVVRQSKFRHVFGQAAKADQAYEDIRVSKVTWDSSFCAVNPKFLAIIVEAGGGGAFIVLPLAKTGRVDKNYPLVTGHTAPVLDIDWCPHNDNVIASASDDTTIMVWQIPDYTPMRNITEPIITLEGHSKRVGILSWHPTARNVLLSAGGDNVIIIWNVGTGEVLLSLDDMHPDVIHSVCWNSNGSLLATTCKDKTLRIIDPRKGQVVAERFAAHEGMRPMRAVFTRQGHIFTTGFTRMSQRELGLWDPVTQLEAWVLLRRVKDPALAPPPGDAESLGVVCCDCMRRAAEQLRGASGTAGDGHKQRGPIALLRSRLQHRLPVWQGRQQHSVL; translated from the exons ATGGCAGCGGCAGCTGGGGCTGCAGCGGCGCCGGGCTCTAGAGAGCCGCAGGATCGGCCAGAGTGCGGAGCTGGACACCCGGGTCCCAGATACTACAGACACCCGGAGAGGTGGCTCCTTCGCCCTGAAGCCTTCCTCGGCCCCCTACGCACTCGGGCCCCTTCCGCAGAGGATTCGCAGCGTGAGCGCCCCGCAGCCCGCTCAGGACCAG CTATGAGCAGACGTGTGGTTCGGCAAAGCAAGTTCCGCCATGTGTTTGGGCAGGCAGCAAAGGCCGACCAGGCCTACGAGGACATCCGtgtgtccaaggtcacatgggaCAGCTCCTTCTGTGCCGTCAACCCCAAATTCCTGGCCATTATTGTGGAGGCTGGAGGCGGGGGTGCCTTCATCGTCCTGCCTCTGGCCAAG ACAGGGCGAGTGGATAAGAACTACCCACTGGTCACTGGGCACACTGCCCCTGTGCTGGATATTGACTGGTGTCCACACAATGACAACGTTATCGCCAGTGCCTCAGACGACACCACCATCATG GTGTGGCAGATTCCAGACTATACCCCCATGCGCAACATTACGGAACCTATCATCACACTTGAGGGCCACTCCAAGCGTGTGGGCATCCTCTCCTGGCACCCTACTGCCAGGAATGTCCTGCTCAGTGCAG GTGGTGACAATGTGATCATCATCTGGAATGTGGGCACCGGGGAGGTGCTGCTGAGCCTGGATGATATGCACCCAGACGTCATCCACAGTGTGTGCTGGAACAGCAACGGTAGCCTGCTAGCCACCACCTGCAAGGACAAGACCTTGCGCATCATTGACCCCAGAAAAGGCCAAGTGGTGGCG gaGAGGTTTGCGGCCCACGAGGGGATGAGGCCCATGCGGGCCGTCTTCACGCGCCAGGGCCATATCTTCACCACGGGCTTCACCCGCATGAGCCAGCGAGAGCTGGGCCTGTGGGACCCGGTAACGCAGCTGGAGGCTTGGG TTTTGCTGCGTCGCGTGAAGGATCCTGCGCTGGCGCCCCCACCTGGTGATGCCGAGTCCCTGGGGGTGGTTTGCTGTGACTGCATGCGGCGCGCAGCGG AACAACTTCGAGGAGCCAGTGGCACTGCAGGAGATGGACACAAGCAACGGGGTCCTATTGCCCTTTTACGATCCCGACTCCAGCATCGTCTACCTGTGTGGCAAG GGCGACAGCAGCATTCGGTACTTTGA
- the CORO6 gene encoding coronin-6 isoform X5 encodes MAAAAGAAAAPGSREPQDRPECGAGHPGPRYYRHPERWLLRPEAFLGPLRTRAPSAEDSQRERPAARSGPAMSRRVVRQSKFRHVFGQAAKADQAYEDIRVSKVTWDSSFCAVNPKFLAIIVEAGGGGAFIVLPLAKTGRVDKNYPLVTGHTAPVLDIDWCPHNDNVIASASDDTTIMVWQIPDYTPMRNITEPIITLEGHSKRVGILSWHPTARNVLLSAGGDNVIIIWNVGTGEVLLSLDDMHPDVIHSVCWNSNGSLLATTCKDKTLRIIDPRKGQVVAVSALSKPPACNSLPGSCSLPSLASQKLREGLLALGLRRGEAGNSILPPEPA; translated from the exons ATGGCAGCGGCAGCTGGGGCTGCAGCGGCGCCGGGCTCTAGAGAGCCGCAGGATCGGCCAGAGTGCGGAGCTGGACACCCGGGTCCCAGATACTACAGACACCCGGAGAGGTGGCTCCTTCGCCCTGAAGCCTTCCTCGGCCCCCTACGCACTCGGGCCCCTTCCGCAGAGGATTCGCAGCGTGAGCGCCCCGCAGCCCGCTCAGGACCAG CTATGAGCAGACGTGTGGTTCGGCAAAGCAAGTTCCGCCATGTGTTTGGGCAGGCAGCAAAGGCCGACCAGGCCTACGAGGACATCCGtgtgtccaaggtcacatgggaCAGCTCCTTCTGTGCCGTCAACCCCAAATTCCTGGCCATTATTGTGGAGGCTGGAGGCGGGGGTGCCTTCATCGTCCTGCCTCTGGCCAAG ACAGGGCGAGTGGATAAGAACTACCCACTGGTCACTGGGCACACTGCCCCTGTGCTGGATATTGACTGGTGTCCACACAATGACAACGTTATCGCCAGTGCCTCAGACGACACCACCATCATG GTGTGGCAGATTCCAGACTATACCCCCATGCGCAACATTACGGAACCTATCATCACACTTGAGGGCCACTCCAAGCGTGTGGGCATCCTCTCCTGGCACCCTACTGCCAGGAATGTCCTGCTCAGTGCAG GTGGTGACAATGTGATCATCATCTGGAATGTGGGCACCGGGGAGGTGCTGCTGAGCCTGGATGATATGCACCCAGACGTCATCCACAGTGTGTGCTGGAACAGCAACGGTAGCCTGCTAGCCACCACCTGCAAGGACAAGACCTTGCGCATCATTGACCCCAGAAAAGGCCAAGTGGTGGCG GTCTCTGCCCTAAGTAAGCCCCCAGCCTGCAATTCTCTGCCCGGCTCctgttccctcccctcccttgcaTCTCAGAAGCTCAGAGAAGGGCTCCTCGCTTTGGGATTGAGGAGGGGAGAAGCTGGAAACTCCATCCTCCCACCAGAACCTGCATGA